In a genomic window of Microterricola viridarii:
- a CDS encoding enoyl-CoA hydratase/isomerase family protein → MSVDLTITEGVAEILLNDPGKLNALDEQAIAALSDCYAQAEAAGVRAVLLHGAGRAFCAGRDISAVDPATDDAEGYLSGTVAPLLARIDSFPAPTFAIATGACLGVGLGLLIASDVVYVTDTAKIGSPFANLGATLDSGGHTLFFERLGAHRTLDLIYTGELISGSEAVQLGLFSRVVPHEEILAFTRARVGRVARGATQAFLASKRLVHELRDERVGFWRSLAAESAAQGALSRSADYAEGFAAFQQKRSPLFTGEG, encoded by the coding sequence ATGAGCGTCGATCTGACCATCACAGAGGGCGTCGCCGAGATCCTCCTCAACGACCCGGGCAAGCTCAACGCGCTCGACGAGCAGGCCATCGCGGCGCTCTCCGACTGCTACGCCCAGGCGGAGGCGGCCGGCGTGCGCGCCGTGCTGCTGCACGGCGCGGGGCGGGCGTTCTGCGCCGGGCGCGACATCTCCGCGGTCGACCCGGCGACGGATGACGCCGAGGGCTACCTCTCCGGCACGGTCGCGCCCCTGCTGGCCCGGATCGACTCCTTCCCGGCACCGACCTTCGCGATCGCGACAGGGGCGTGCCTCGGCGTCGGACTCGGCCTGCTGATCGCCAGCGACGTCGTCTACGTCACAGACACCGCCAAGATCGGCTCCCCGTTCGCGAACCTCGGGGCGACGCTCGACTCCGGCGGGCACACCCTCTTCTTCGAGCGGCTCGGCGCCCACCGCACCCTCGACCTCATCTACACGGGCGAGCTGATCAGCGGGAGCGAGGCCGTGCAGCTCGGCCTGTTCAGCCGGGTCGTGCCGCACGAGGAGATCCTCGCCTTCACCCGGGCGCGGGTGGGCCGGGTCGCCCGCGGGGCCACGCAGGCGTTCCTCGCCAGCAAGCGTCTGGTGCACGAGTTGCGCGACGAGCGGGTCGGCTTCTGGCGCTCGCTGGCCGCCGAGAGCGCCGCGCAGGGCGCGCTCTCCCGCAGCGCAGACTACGCCGAGGGCTTCGCCGCGTTCCAGCAGAAGCGCAGCCCGCTGTTCACGGGCGAGGGCTGA
- the paaE gene encoding 1,2-phenylacetyl-CoA epoxidase subunit PaaE: MPKATSASTSTTTRRRAVFHRLPVSRVRRLTADAIEVSFTVPGELREQYSYAPGQHVALRAEVEGEDVRRSYSICQAPVSGELRVAIKRDLGGLFSSWAVDNLAAGMELEVMSPEGRFTSQLDGNAAVHITAIAAGSGITPVLALIESTLGAHPGSSFTLLYSNRTAMDTMFVDELADLKDRYPTRLALHHLLTRELRSSELLSGRLDAERLRSIFRTLIAPASVDEWFLCGPFELVQLCRDTLAEFGVDAADIRFELFTAGRPEAPIGQSGRPVQHTPNEEVHTISFRLDGTTGTVTSPVHSNESILNAALRVRGDVPFACAGGVCGTCRAVLVSGTVEMAENYALEPDELARGYVLTCQSVPTSPRVEVNYDS, encoded by the coding sequence GTGCCGAAAGCCACGAGCGCAAGCACGAGCACGACAACGCGGCGCCGGGCCGTCTTCCACCGCCTCCCGGTCTCCCGGGTGCGCCGGCTGACGGCCGACGCCATCGAGGTGAGCTTCACCGTTCCGGGCGAGCTCCGCGAGCAGTACTCCTACGCCCCGGGCCAGCACGTCGCGCTTCGTGCAGAGGTCGAGGGCGAGGACGTGCGCCGCAGCTACTCGATCTGCCAGGCACCCGTCAGCGGCGAGCTCCGGGTCGCCATCAAACGGGACCTCGGCGGGCTATTCTCCTCCTGGGCCGTCGACAACCTGGCCGCCGGCATGGAGCTGGAGGTGATGAGCCCAGAGGGGCGGTTCACCTCCCAGCTGGACGGCAACGCCGCGGTGCACATCACGGCGATCGCCGCCGGATCGGGCATCACCCCGGTGCTCGCGCTCATCGAGAGCACGCTCGGCGCGCACCCGGGCAGCAGCTTCACGCTGCTCTACTCCAACCGCACCGCGATGGACACGATGTTCGTGGACGAGCTCGCCGATCTGAAAGACCGCTACCCGACGCGGCTGGCCCTGCACCACCTGCTCACGCGGGAGCTGCGCAGCTCCGAGCTGCTGAGCGGACGCCTGGACGCGGAGCGCCTGCGCAGCATCTTCCGCACGCTCATCGCGCCGGCCAGCGTCGACGAGTGGTTCCTCTGCGGGCCGTTCGAGCTGGTGCAGCTCTGCCGCGACACCCTGGCCGAGTTCGGCGTGGATGCGGCCGACATCCGCTTCGAGCTCTTCACGGCCGGCCGGCCAGAGGCCCCGATCGGCCAGTCCGGGCGCCCGGTGCAGCACACGCCGAACGAGGAGGTGCACACGATCTCGTTCCGCCTCGACGGCACCACCGGCACCGTGACGAGCCCCGTGCACAGCAACGAGAGCATCCTCAACGCCGCCCTGCGCGTGCGCGGCGACGTGCCGTTCGCCTGCGCGGGCGGGGTGTGCGGCACCTGCCGGGCGGTGCTCGTCTCCGGCACCGTGGAGATGGCCGAGAACTACGCCCTCGAGCCGGACGAGCTCGCGCGCGGCTATGTGCTCACCTGCCAGTCGGTGCCCACGAGCCCGCGCGTCGAGGTCAACTACGACTCCTGA
- the paaD gene encoding 1,2-phenylacetyl-CoA epoxidase subunit PaaD, protein MATTLERTARPRPADGPDRRVWDLAAAVVDPEVPVLTIEDLGVLRSAQVEPGGAVRIEITPTYSGCPAVDAIRDDITAALARAGYPDVTVATVLSPAWTTDWMSEAGRAKLESYGIAAPGRRADGVVGLGLGIRCPRCGSLHTREVSRFGSTSCKAHYVCQRCQEPFDYFKEH, encoded by the coding sequence ATGGCGACGACGCTGGAACGGACCGCTCGCCCGCGGCCGGCCGACGGACCCGACCGCCGGGTCTGGGACCTCGCCGCGGCTGTCGTCGACCCCGAGGTGCCCGTCTTGACCATCGAGGACCTCGGCGTGCTGCGGAGCGCCCAGGTCGAGCCGGGCGGCGCCGTGCGCATCGAGATCACCCCCACCTACTCCGGCTGCCCGGCCGTCGACGCCATCCGCGACGACATCACCGCGGCGCTGGCACGGGCCGGATACCCGGACGTCACCGTGGCCACCGTGCTCTCCCCGGCATGGACCACCGACTGGATGAGCGAGGCCGGCCGCGCCAAGCTGGAGAGCTACGGCATCGCCGCGCCCGGCCGCCGCGCCGACGGCGTCGTGGGCCTCGGCCTCGGCATCCGCTGCCCCCGCTGCGGCTCCCTGCACACCCGCGAGGTGAGCCGCTTCGGTTCCACCTCGTGCAAGGCCCACTACGTGTGCCAGCGCTGCCAGGAGCCGTTCGACTACTTCAAGGAGCACTGA
- the paaC gene encoding 1,2-phenylacetyl-CoA epoxidase subunit PaaC, translating into MSGHSNRPISTAITPESISLTLSDADAAASDAVARYALGLGDDALVLAQRLGEWVTNAPELEEDVALANIALDQLGHARNLLTYAGSAWGQSEDDLAYLRGEAEFTNRQLFEQPNGDFAQTIARQLIASAYFIGLYRALSASADPTLSAIAAKALKEVDYHLDHSAQWLLRLGQGTAESHRRMQRGLERMWVFADELFDDDSVPGELAGIAVSPSALREDAYALLTRLITEAGLTVPTAPFARGGGRSGAHTEYLGPLLAEMQVLARAHPGASW; encoded by the coding sequence ATGAGCGGGCACAGCAACCGGCCGATCTCCACCGCGATCACCCCCGAGTCGATCTCCCTGACGCTCAGCGACGCGGATGCCGCGGCGAGCGACGCGGTAGCGCGCTACGCGCTCGGCCTCGGCGACGACGCCCTCGTGCTCGCCCAGCGGCTCGGCGAGTGGGTGACGAACGCGCCGGAGCTCGAGGAGGACGTCGCGCTGGCGAACATCGCTCTGGACCAGCTCGGCCACGCGCGGAACCTGCTGACCTACGCCGGCTCCGCCTGGGGGCAGAGCGAGGACGACCTGGCCTACCTGCGCGGCGAGGCAGAGTTCACCAACCGGCAGCTGTTCGAGCAGCCGAACGGCGACTTCGCCCAGACGATCGCCCGCCAGCTGATCGCCTCTGCCTACTTCATCGGGCTCTACCGGGCGCTCTCGGCCTCCGCCGACCCCACCCTCTCCGCCATAGCCGCCAAGGCGCTCAAAGAGGTGGACTACCACCTCGACCACTCGGCACAGTGGCTGCTGCGGCTCGGGCAGGGCACGGCGGAGTCGCACCGGCGCATGCAGCGGGGCCTGGAGCGCATGTGGGTCTTCGCCGACGAGCTCTTCGACGACGACAGCGTGCCGGGCGAGCTGGCCGGCATCGCCGTCTCCCCGTCCGCACTGCGGGAGGACGCATACGCCCTCCTCACGCGGCTGATCACCGAGGCCGGCCTGACCGTGCCCACCGCCCCCTTCGCGCGGGGCGGCGGCCGATCCGGCGCACACACGGAGTACCTCGGACCGCTGCTGGCCGAGATGCAGGTGCTCGCCCGCGCCCACCCGGGGGCATCGTGGTGA
- the paaB gene encoding 1,2-phenylacetyl-CoA epoxidase subunit PaaB, producing MTSPGDSGEREQWPLWEVFIRSTRGLSHVHAGSLHAPDETMAVRNARDLYTRRAEGVSIWVVRASAITASDPDAKGAFFESPQGKEYRHATYYTESEKVPHL from the coding sequence ATGACGAGTCCAGGCGACTCCGGCGAGCGCGAGCAGTGGCCGCTCTGGGAGGTCTTCATCCGCTCCACCCGCGGGCTCTCCCACGTGCACGCCGGCTCGCTGCACGCCCCCGACGAGACCATGGCCGTGCGCAACGCCCGCGACCTGTACACCCGGCGCGCGGAGGGCGTGTCGATCTGGGTGGTCCGCGCCTCGGCGATCACGGCATCCGACCCCGACGCCAAGGGCGCGTTCTTCGAGTCCCCGCAGGGCAAGGAGTACCGGCACGCCACCTACTACACCGAGTCGGAGAAGGTGCCCCACCTATGA
- the paaA gene encoding 1,2-phenylacetyl-CoA epoxidase subunit PaaA yields the protein MADPLPQLRTAGQADDDPDGSGQRRFDELIAADQRIEPSDWMPAAYRKTLVRQISQHAHSEIIGMQPEGNWITRAPSLKRKSILMAKVQDEAGHGLYLYSAAQTLGTDRDTMFEQLITGTAKYSSIFNYTTPTWADMGSIGWLVDGAAICNQVPLCRASYGPYGRAMVRICKEESFHQRQGFEILLELMRGTPAQQQMAQESVNRWYAPALMMFGPPDADSPNSQQSMAWNIKRFSNDELRQRFVDMLVPQAEILGVTLPDPDLKWNEERGHYDFGELDWAEFAEVLAGRGPANAIRVARRRAAHEDGEWVRAAARAYADKQAELASATNSTTVNSTGERVAS from the coding sequence ATGGCAGATCCCCTGCCCCAGCTGCGCACCGCTGGCCAGGCGGACGACGACCCGGACGGCTCGGGCCAGCGCCGCTTCGACGAGCTCATCGCCGCCGACCAGCGCATCGAGCCGAGCGACTGGATGCCGGCCGCCTACCGCAAGACGCTCGTCCGGCAGATCTCCCAGCACGCGCACTCCGAGATCATCGGGATGCAGCCGGAGGGCAACTGGATCACCCGCGCGCCGAGCCTCAAGCGCAAGTCGATCCTGATGGCCAAGGTGCAGGACGAGGCCGGCCACGGCCTCTACCTCTACTCCGCCGCGCAGACCCTCGGCACCGACCGGGACACCATGTTCGAACAGCTCATCACCGGCACCGCCAAGTACTCGTCGATCTTCAACTACACGACGCCGACCTGGGCGGACATGGGCTCGATCGGCTGGCTGGTCGACGGCGCCGCCATCTGCAACCAGGTGCCGCTCTGCCGCGCCTCCTACGGGCCGTACGGGCGTGCCATGGTGCGCATCTGCAAGGAGGAGTCCTTCCACCAGCGCCAGGGCTTCGAGATCCTGCTCGAGCTCATGCGCGGCACCCCGGCGCAACAGCAGATGGCCCAGGAATCCGTGAACCGCTGGTACGCCCCCGCCCTGATGATGTTCGGCCCGCCCGACGCCGACTCCCCCAACTCTCAGCAGAGCATGGCCTGGAACATCAAGCGCTTCAGCAACGACGAGCTGCGCCAGCGCTTCGTGGACATGCTCGTCCCGCAGGCCGAGATCCTCGGCGTCACCCTGCCAGACCCCGACCTGAAGTGGAACGAGGAGCGCGGCCACTACGACTTCGGCGAGCTGGACTGGGCCGAGTTCGCCGAGGTGCTCGCCGGCCGCGGGCCGGCCAACGCGATCCGGGTCGCCCGGCGCCGAGCGGCCCACGAGGACGGCGAGTGGGTGCGCGCCGCCGCGCGCGCCTACGCGGACAAGCAGGCGGAGCTGGCATCCGCCACGAATTCGACCACCGTGAACTCGACCGGCGAGAGGGTGGCATCATGA
- a CDS encoding TetR/AcrR family transcriptional regulator: MNQPANATGRAPRGGNGRAGREPYDLDAVLDIAVRAFNEFGYEATSMGVLAERLGTSKSAIYYHVTGKEDLLRRALERALGGLEGILAEPGAVDGSPAERLRFVLRGAVRVLADDLPYVTLLLRLRGNTELEREALARRRAFDRAVAELVDEARVEGTLRADIDARTAVRLLFGMINSIVEWYRPGGALTPDQLADDVITVAFEGLRVHSAGDAAAASSLATRVSTS, translated from the coding sequence GTGAACCAGCCAGCGAATGCCACCGGCCGGGCGCCGAGGGGCGGCAACGGCCGTGCGGGCCGGGAGCCATACGACCTGGATGCCGTGCTCGACATCGCCGTGCGGGCGTTCAACGAGTTCGGCTACGAGGCGACCTCGATGGGCGTGCTCGCGGAGCGGCTCGGCACCAGCAAATCGGCGATCTACTACCACGTCACCGGCAAGGAAGACCTGTTGCGGCGGGCCCTGGAGCGCGCCCTCGGCGGGCTTGAGGGGATCCTCGCCGAGCCGGGCGCGGTGGACGGCTCGCCCGCGGAGCGGCTGCGCTTCGTGCTGCGCGGCGCCGTGCGCGTGCTCGCCGACGACCTGCCCTACGTCACCCTGCTGCTCCGGCTGCGCGGCAACACCGAGCTGGAGCGCGAGGCGCTCGCGCGGCGCCGGGCATTCGACCGCGCCGTCGCCGAGCTCGTCGACGAGGCCCGCGTCGAGGGCACCCTCCGCGCCGACATCGATGCGCGCACCGCGGTGCGCCTGCTCTTCGGCATGATCAACTCGATCGTCGAGTGGTACCGGCCGGGCGGCGCGCTCACCCCCGACCAGCTCGCCGACGATGTCATCACGGTCGCGTTCGAGGGCCTGCGGGTTCACTCCGCTGGCGACGCGGCGGCCGCATCCTCCTTGGCCACGAGGGTCAGCACGTCGTAG
- the paaZ gene encoding phenylacetic acid degradation bifunctional protein PaaZ produces the protein MAPSDAATAPLLPSFVQGAWREPTSGTLVRDASTGEGIARVGSEGLDLAAAVEFGRTVGQASLGALTFHERALRLKALALALGEVKEELYAVSAQTGATRRDSMVDIDGGIGVLFTYASKGRRELPNAQVIVDGQPENLARDGSFGGQHVYSRLPGVAFQVNAFNFPVWGMLEKFAPAFLAGVPSIAKPATPTAYLAEAAVRAMVDSGLLPAGSLQLICGSVRGFLDTLDVRDTVSFTGSASTARTLAAHPRVLGGQVALGCETDSLNAAILGQDAAAGTPEFDAFVASVVTEMTSKAGQKCTSIRRVIVPTDRIDTVVEAIGARLAQRVTLGDPRADGVSMGPLASVEQRDEVRRSIDALLAGGGRIVVGSREEPAVLQQDGTVAPAPGGAFLAPVLLAFDDADADAAHEVEAFGPVAAVLGYTDSADAVRLANRGGGSLVATVASFDPETVASLVSGIAAFHGRILVLDRDDAKTSTGHGSPVPHLVHGGPGRAGGGEELGGIRAVKHFMRRTAIQGTPAVLTALTGQWRAGAPSQAGDEHPFRKSLARLRIGDAVVSAAREITLEDIGHFAEFTGDTFYAHTDEAAAAANPFFPGRVAHGYLLLAWAAGLFVDPAPGPVLANYGLENLRFTTPVSPGDSVRVTLTAKQITPRENEEYGEVRWDAALVNQRDELVASYDVLTLVAKEDAAAASPAE, from the coding sequence ATGGCACCCAGCGACGCAGCAACGGCCCCGCTCCTCCCGAGCTTCGTGCAGGGCGCCTGGCGGGAGCCGACCAGCGGCACCCTCGTGCGGGACGCCTCCACCGGGGAGGGCATCGCCCGTGTCGGCAGCGAGGGCCTCGACCTCGCCGCCGCGGTGGAGTTCGGCCGCACGGTCGGGCAGGCGAGCCTCGGCGCGCTCACCTTCCACGAGCGCGCGCTGCGCCTGAAGGCGCTCGCGCTGGCCCTCGGCGAGGTCAAGGAGGAGCTGTACGCGGTGAGCGCGCAGACCGGGGCGACCCGCCGAGACTCGATGGTCGACATCGACGGCGGCATCGGCGTGCTCTTCACGTACGCGTCGAAGGGCCGCCGCGAGCTGCCGAACGCGCAGGTCATCGTCGACGGGCAACCGGAGAACCTGGCCCGCGACGGCTCCTTCGGCGGCCAGCACGTCTACAGCCGGCTGCCCGGCGTCGCATTCCAGGTCAACGCCTTCAACTTCCCCGTGTGGGGCATGCTGGAGAAGTTCGCACCCGCCTTCCTCGCCGGGGTGCCGAGCATCGCCAAGCCGGCCACGCCGACCGCGTACCTCGCCGAGGCCGCCGTGCGGGCCATGGTCGACTCCGGCCTGCTGCCGGCCGGCTCGCTGCAGCTGATCTGCGGCTCCGTGCGCGGCTTCCTCGACACACTCGACGTGCGCGACACCGTGAGCTTCACCGGCTCCGCGTCCACCGCGCGCACCCTCGCCGCCCACCCGCGGGTGCTCGGTGGGCAGGTCGCCCTGGGCTGCGAGACCGACTCGCTGAACGCCGCGATCCTGGGGCAGGATGCCGCGGCCGGCACCCCCGAGTTCGACGCCTTCGTCGCGAGCGTCGTCACCGAGATGACATCCAAGGCCGGGCAGAAGTGCACCAGCATCCGCCGCGTGATCGTGCCCACCGACCGCATCGACACCGTTGTGGAGGCGATCGGCGCCCGCCTCGCCCAGCGCGTCACCCTCGGCGACCCGCGCGCGGACGGGGTGAGCATGGGACCGCTGGCCAGCGTCGAGCAGCGGGACGAGGTGCGGCGGAGCATCGACGCGCTCCTCGCCGGGGGCGGCCGCATCGTCGTCGGCAGCCGGGAGGAGCCGGCCGTGCTGCAGCAGGATGGAACCGTCGCCCCCGCGCCGGGCGGCGCCTTCCTCGCCCCGGTGCTGCTCGCCTTCGACGACGCGGACGCGGATGCCGCGCACGAGGTCGAGGCGTTCGGGCCCGTCGCTGCCGTCCTCGGCTACACCGACTCCGCCGATGCGGTGCGGCTGGCGAACCGCGGCGGCGGCTCCCTCGTCGCCACCGTCGCGAGCTTCGACCCGGAGACGGTGGCGAGCCTCGTCTCCGGCATCGCCGCCTTCCACGGCCGCATCCTGGTGCTGGACCGAGACGACGCGAAGACCAGCACCGGGCACGGCTCCCCCGTCCCGCACCTCGTGCACGGCGGGCCCGGCCGGGCCGGCGGCGGCGAGGAGCTCGGCGGCATCCGCGCGGTCAAGCACTTCATGCGCCGCACCGCCATCCAGGGCACCCCGGCCGTGCTGACGGCGCTGACCGGCCAGTGGCGCGCCGGAGCGCCGAGCCAGGCCGGCGATGAGCACCCGTTCCGCAAGTCGCTCGCCCGGCTGCGGATCGGCGATGCCGTCGTCTCCGCCGCGCGCGAGATCACACTGGAGGACATCGGCCACTTCGCCGAGTTCACCGGCGACACCTTCTACGCGCACACCGACGAGGCCGCCGCGGCCGCCAACCCGTTCTTCCCCGGCCGCGTCGCGCACGGCTACCTGCTGCTGGCCTGGGCGGCCGGGCTGTTCGTCGACCCGGCCCCCGGTCCGGTGCTGGCCAACTACGGGCTGGAGAACCTGCGCTTCACCACGCCGGTCTCACCGGGCGACAGCGTGCGGGTGACGCTGACCGCCAAGCAGATCACGCCGCGCGAGAACGAGGAGTACGGCGAGGTGCGCTGGGATGCCGCGCTCGTGAACCAGCGCGATGAGCTGGTCGCCAGCTACGACGTGCTGACCCTCGTGGCCAAGGAGGATGCGGCCGCCGCGTCGCCAGCGGAGTGA
- a CDS encoding 3-hydroxyacyl-CoA dehydrogenase family protein — protein sequence MTPPVTVPARVGVAGGGRMGAGIAHAFLLAGSSVAILERDADAAARTHDALRAVIRASVERRTTGETAHALEARTLTTTDATDLAGCALVIEAVPEDAGLKAEVLTRVERELSPDVWLASNTSALSIGELASCLARPERFCGLHFFNPVPASELVEIVQGPATAPELIEAALGWVAALGKTPITVRDSPGFASSRLGLVVGLEAIRMLEEGVASAEDIDAAMVLGYKFPIGPLRLTDLVGLDVRLGIAEHLAARLGPRFEPPALLREKVAAGKLGRKSGEGFFTWPAEPGIH from the coding sequence ATGACTCCACCAGTGACTGTGCCCGCCCGCGTCGGCGTCGCCGGCGGAGGGCGGATGGGGGCCGGCATCGCGCACGCCTTCCTGCTCGCCGGCTCCTCGGTCGCCATCCTCGAACGCGACGCGGATGCCGCGGCGCGCACGCACGACGCCCTGCGCGCCGTCATCCGGGCCAGCGTCGAACGCCGCACGACGGGCGAGACGGCGCACGCCCTCGAGGCGCGCACGCTGACGACGACGGATGCCACAGACCTCGCCGGGTGCGCCCTGGTGATCGAGGCCGTGCCGGAGGATGCCGGGCTGAAGGCGGAGGTCCTCACGCGCGTGGAGCGCGAACTCTCGCCCGACGTCTGGCTGGCCAGCAACACCTCCGCGCTCTCCATCGGCGAGTTGGCCTCGTGTCTGGCCCGGCCGGAGCGGTTCTGCGGCCTGCACTTCTTCAACCCCGTCCCCGCCTCCGAGCTGGTGGAGATCGTGCAGGGGCCCGCCACCGCGCCCGAGCTGATCGAGGCGGCGCTCGGCTGGGTCGCGGCACTCGGCAAGACGCCGATCACCGTGCGGGACTCCCCCGGCTTCGCCAGCTCGCGCCTCGGCCTCGTGGTCGGCCTGGAGGCGATCCGCATGCTGGAGGAGGGCGTCGCCTCGGCCGAGGACATCGACGCCGCCATGGTGCTGGGCTACAAGTTCCCCATCGGCCCGCTGCGGCTGACCGACCTCGTCGGGCTCGATGTGCGCCTCGGCATCGCCGAGCACCTCGCGGCCCGGCTGGGCCCCCGCTTCGAGCCCCCGGCCCTGCTCCGCGAGAAGGTCGCGGCAGGCAAGCTCGGCCGGAAGAGCGGCGAGGGCTTCTTCACCTGGCCCGCCGAGCCCGGCATCCATTAG
- a CDS encoding enoyl-CoA hydratase/isomerase family protein, with protein MTATTLRITADRPDRMHVALHRPAVRNAIDAAMVAELHVVCAELEAVPRILILTGSEGVFASGADIAELRDRRREDGLAGINSRLFGRIAALPMPVIAAVDGWALGGGAELAYAADFRIASTTARIGNPETSLGIMAAAGATWRLAELVGEPVAKEILLAGRVLNADEALALRLVTEVHEPGQLDAAANALADRIAKQDPLAVQTTKRVFHAPRDSHPAVDEQAQAVLFESPAKFARMDAFLAKRKRS; from the coding sequence ATGACGGCCACCACCCTCCGCATCACCGCCGACCGCCCCGACCGGATGCATGTGGCCCTCCATCGCCCCGCGGTGCGCAACGCCATCGACGCCGCCATGGTGGCCGAACTGCACGTCGTCTGCGCCGAGCTCGAGGCCGTGCCGCGCATCCTCATCCTCACCGGGTCAGAGGGCGTCTTCGCCTCCGGCGCGGACATCGCCGAGCTGCGGGACCGCCGCAGGGAGGACGGCCTCGCCGGCATCAACTCCCGCCTGTTCGGCCGCATCGCCGCCCTGCCGATGCCCGTCATCGCCGCCGTCGACGGCTGGGCGCTCGGCGGCGGGGCCGAGCTCGCCTACGCCGCTGACTTCCGCATCGCGAGCACGACGGCGCGGATCGGCAACCCGGAGACCTCGCTCGGCATCATGGCAGCGGCCGGCGCGACGTGGCGACTCGCCGAGCTCGTGGGGGAACCCGTCGCCAAGGAGATCCTGCTGGCCGGCCGGGTGCTGAACGCCGATGAGGCTCTCGCGCTCCGCCTCGTGACCGAGGTGCACGAGCCGGGGCAGCTCGACGCGGCGGCGAACGCCCTCGCGGACCGCATCGCGAAACAGGATCCCCTCGCCGTGCAAACCACCAAACGCGTCTTCCACGCGCCGCGCGACAGCCACCCCGCGGTGGACGAACAGGCCCAGGCGGTGCTCTTCGAGTCGCCGGCCAAGTTCGCCCGCATGGACGCGTTCCTCGCGAAAAGGAAGCGATCATGA
- the paaI gene encoding hydroxyphenylacetyl-CoA thioesterase PaaI translates to MLQRDRVAVQLGLRLTVDEPGHAVISMVVRDDMLNGFDVLHGGLIFTLADTAFAVACNEDDEVTLAAGAEISFLRPVRIGAELTATATRRTRTGRSGIYDVQVVDEGGSVVAEFRGRSRTTRLPQSTAGEEQ, encoded by the coding sequence ATGCTGCAGCGAGATCGTGTCGCGGTGCAGCTTGGCCTGCGCCTCACGGTCGACGAGCCCGGCCATGCCGTGATCTCGATGGTGGTGCGCGACGACATGCTGAACGGCTTCGACGTGCTGCACGGTGGCCTCATCTTCACCCTGGCCGACACGGCCTTCGCGGTCGCCTGCAATGAGGACGACGAGGTCACGCTCGCCGCCGGCGCCGAGATCTCCTTCCTCCGCCCCGTCCGGATCGGCGCCGAGCTGACGGCAACCGCCACGCGGCGCACGCGCACGGGGCGCAGCGGCATCTACGACGTGCAGGTGGTCGATGAGGGCGGCAGCGTCGTCGCAGAGTTCCGCGGGCGCAGCCGCACGACTCGGCTTCCGCAGAGCACCGCGGGGGAGGAGCAATGA